In the genome of Pseudoglutamicibacter cumminsii, one region contains:
- a CDS encoding alanine racemase codes for MHRTNNSHISDAKIDWPALKDVLADAGYTSRPVGVLFADHFQANANDLIARLAEAASHRSTAAHHAGTDATLSTPTIRVASKSLRIRKALDAALETPGFEGILSFTLPEAVWLAENGYRDIVVAYPNVNIDAIKTWTTSEAALEHVTLMVDDPQQLDLIDHVAPGHPDLKVAVELDASYRPARGVMIGAARSPLSTATAVTKLATHIVGRKGFTLDGLMAYEGQIAGEANAGKTPRQTILRRIQAASAKDIAHRRAETVEAISALTPLRFVNGGGTGSIETTGAEAAITEVAAGSGLIGPGLFDNYTAFRPAPALTFGMDVVRRPNNNTATVLGGGWVASGPPGPSRLPTIAWPPNVKYRGTEGPGEVQTPLTGPGARNLNIGDIVWFRHAKAGEVSERINSVVVISGSQVIDEWPTYRGEGKAFL; via the coding sequence ATGCATCGCACCAACAACAGTCACATATCTGATGCGAAGATCGACTGGCCGGCACTCAAGGACGTCTTAGCTGATGCCGGCTACACGTCACGCCCCGTGGGTGTCCTGTTCGCTGACCACTTCCAGGCCAACGCGAACGACCTCATCGCCCGGCTCGCTGAGGCAGCATCGCACCGCAGCACCGCCGCGCATCATGCCGGCACCGACGCAACGCTATCCACGCCGACCATCCGCGTCGCGAGCAAGTCCCTCCGCATCCGCAAAGCCCTCGACGCCGCGTTGGAGACCCCCGGCTTCGAAGGAATCCTGAGCTTCACCCTCCCCGAAGCCGTGTGGCTCGCGGAAAACGGCTATCGCGACATCGTGGTCGCCTACCCCAACGTCAACATCGACGCGATCAAAACCTGGACCACCAGCGAAGCCGCACTGGAACACGTGACTCTCATGGTCGACGACCCACAACAACTCGACCTCATCGACCATGTAGCCCCCGGCCACCCCGACCTCAAAGTCGCAGTAGAGCTCGATGCGTCCTACCGCCCCGCACGCGGTGTCATGATCGGCGCGGCACGGTCACCGCTATCAACCGCTACGGCCGTGACCAAGCTGGCGACCCACATCGTGGGCCGGAAAGGGTTCACCCTGGACGGGCTCATGGCCTACGAAGGACAAATCGCAGGCGAAGCAAACGCCGGCAAAACTCCGCGGCAAACCATCCTGCGGCGAATCCAAGCGGCCTCCGCGAAAGACATCGCACACCGCCGCGCAGAAACCGTGGAAGCGATCTCCGCGCTCACCCCGCTACGCTTCGTCAACGGCGGCGGGACCGGATCCATCGAAACCACCGGAGCAGAAGCCGCAATCACCGAAGTCGCGGCGGGATCCGGGCTCATCGGCCCCGGACTCTTCGACAACTACACCGCCTTCAGACCAGCGCCAGCGCTCACGTTCGGAATGGACGTTGTGCGCCGACCCAACAACAACACGGCAACAGTGCTCGGAGGCGGCTGGGTTGCCTCCGGACCTCCAGGACCAAGCCGTCTCCCCACCATCGCGTGGCCACCCAACGTGAAATACCGCGGCACCGAAGGCCCCGGCGAAGTACAGACCCCACTCACCGGGCCAGGCGCACGCAACCTCAACATCGGCGACATCGTATGGTTCCGCCACGCAAAAGCCGGCGAAGTATCAGAACGCATCAACAGCGTCGTAGTCATTTCAGGTTCCCAGGTCATCGACGAATGGCCCACCTATCGCGGCGAAGGGAAAGCATTCCTGTGA
- a CDS encoding D-arabinono-1,4-lactone oxidase: protein MKTTTAPQPSTQADAQGHAAKTSKSATKWTNWCRLYRSEPADIATPRDETELAALLARATEENRTVRPVGGSHSFTPLAHTDDILLDMRHFRGLYAVDPVGGTVTLGAGTHLWELPGLLEPYGLALANMGDIDRQTIGGALSTSTHGTGLAYTGYAGMIRALRIALPTGDIVTASPTQHPELFEAARVGLGALGVIVHATIAVVPSFILHAEERPVPLADTLENFIDLSREQDHVEFYWFQHTDVVARKINRRSPGFEGDKPLSGFKHWFEDELLNNGGHRALCELGKLIPKTVPALNKLAARTMGNRSFADTSHKVFVSPRRTRFREMEYAIDINDYQEVFSEVVRTVNAFPEGITFPLEVRAAKGDDVWLSTAHGRDSVYIAVHRFYREEHKKYFAVLEDIFKAAGGRPHWGKLHTLGPEDLHERYPKFGDWLEVRKQVDPNGILLNDYLATMLGV, encoded by the coding sequence GTGAAAACCACAACAGCACCGCAGCCAAGCACCCAAGCCGACGCCCAGGGCCACGCCGCCAAAACCAGCAAGTCCGCCACCAAATGGACCAACTGGTGCCGCCTCTACCGCAGCGAACCAGCCGACATCGCAACACCACGCGACGAAACCGAACTCGCCGCGCTCCTTGCCCGCGCAACAGAAGAGAACCGCACCGTCCGCCCCGTCGGCGGAAGCCACTCCTTCACACCGCTCGCGCACACTGACGACATCCTGCTCGACATGCGGCACTTCCGCGGCCTCTACGCAGTCGACCCCGTGGGCGGAACCGTAACCCTCGGCGCCGGAACCCACCTCTGGGAACTCCCCGGGCTGCTTGAACCATACGGACTAGCGCTCGCCAACATGGGCGACATCGACCGGCAAACCATCGGCGGCGCACTCTCAACCTCAACCCACGGAACCGGCCTCGCCTACACCGGCTACGCAGGCATGATCCGTGCGCTACGCATCGCGCTACCCACCGGCGACATCGTCACCGCCTCCCCAACGCAACACCCCGAACTCTTCGAAGCCGCACGCGTAGGCCTCGGCGCACTCGGCGTCATCGTCCACGCGACCATCGCCGTCGTGCCATCGTTCATCCTCCACGCAGAAGAACGGCCCGTACCGCTCGCGGACACCCTCGAAAACTTCATCGACCTCTCCCGCGAACAAGACCACGTCGAGTTCTACTGGTTCCAGCACACCGACGTCGTCGCCCGCAAAATCAACCGCCGCTCCCCTGGCTTCGAAGGCGACAAACCGCTCTCCGGGTTCAAACACTGGTTCGAAGACGAACTCCTCAACAACGGCGGCCACCGGGCCCTATGCGAACTCGGCAAACTCATCCCCAAAACCGTGCCGGCACTGAATAAGCTCGCGGCACGCACGATGGGAAACCGCAGTTTCGCTGACACGTCCCACAAAGTCTTTGTGTCACCACGGCGCACACGGTTCCGCGAAATGGAATACGCGATCGACATCAACGACTACCAAGAGGTTTTCAGCGAAGTAGTTCGCACCGTCAACGCGTTCCCCGAAGGGATCACGTTCCCGCTCGAAGTCCGCGCCGCCAAAGGCGACGACGTGTGGCTCTCGACCGCACACGGCCGCGACTCCGTCTACATCGCGGTGCACCGGTTCTACCGCGAAGAACACAAGAAATACTTCGCGGTGCTCGAGGACATCTTCAAAGCCGCCGGCGGACGGCCACACTGGGGCAAACTCCACACTCTCGGCCCCGAAGACCTCCACGAGCGCTACCCGAAATTCGGGGACTGGCTTGAGGTCCGCAAGCAGGTCGACCCCAACGGAATCCTCCTCAACGATTACCTCGCCACAATGCTGGGGGTCTGA
- a CDS encoding DUF7507 domain-containing protein, with the protein MAWGTDLTSARIAGRKRRARGVLSLIASVGLVGTMFAATVPSQAAQDQAANTVVAAAATQEAKPRQITGTVYTDDNWDKTHNDGEQLLAGYTVGLFDAKVLGTAGRTIPLDLAVAKTTTGEDGRYSFEGVEDGNYVVVAYPVEETDDLSHAGDWTPPVGAPWVTRPLEVNETTGHAGIDFGVIKPKLGFEVTKKVNGADSVSLGVDDKATFTIEGKNTSNVMVQQVYLKDTWVAGRTPLKLTCSLFKADGTKYTKKELNERFKNISASMAGFEEGNGYLPMKIGERFSCTATYVVTQADVDAKQDLTNEAQVRGTYSYVHQFSGRNDTLTVKASDTAVIRLSEQDPAPEPTEEPTGEPTEEPTEEPTPEPTEEPTAEPTEEPTAEPTEEPTEEPTEEPTPEPTEEPTEEPTAEPAPAASMKLETLVDGEKSVEKNADDAATFTMTLENTGEADLHDVTFKSAWVEGKDPLELYCDVDGDFVYANDEKFTLKAGETLNCETEYRMTQEDIDAGKPLKNTVTAEAVTRPASGEPQTLKETDSAEVVPAAVAAQLELIKEAWGEYGTDNSTIGDEIEYMFTVYNHGNVTVSNIEINDPMLAEAGADVVCEDDTLGPNGQTECTAAYTVTDEDVAEGKTELVNTATVKGKTPAGEGVESDAATATTAVGLPGLAIEKSILDEPEEGFTAGDTVTYSIVVTGTGTGGTEYVTVHDKMLEDRGGELTCEWDGREIANGQIFLDPEDTATCTGSITVTEEDVAAGKPIVNTAEARGSYNDVEAETVTATAEFTPAAPEEPEPTDEPTEEPEPTDTPTDEPTEEPTEQPEPTEEPTEEPEPTEEPTDEPTEEPTDEPTEQPEPTEEPTTDPTDGPTEGPEPTDEPTEQPEPTEEPTTDPTDGPTEGPEPTDEPTEEPTAEPTDEPTAEPTPDPKKVELSLTKLVAGPGSDEPVSAITLDADKKATFTITGTNTGDVAIENVQLVDTWVEGKDPLVLECTVGDDKVNVADKSLQLQPGQSVTCVTEYTVTAEDVAAQEDLVNKATIFGDGVKGEARAVKRVTLFNMSAVARALEAAPEVTASSEATIKMAPVPSEDPTDEPTTEPTDEPTEEPTAEPTPEPTDEPTEQPDPTEEPTEDPTGEPTDTPTEEPTADPTGEPTDEPTDAPTEQPTDQPTGEPTDEPTEDPTDDPTSGPTEGPAPTDAPTDAPTDEPTDEPTDAPTEQPTDQPTEDPTDEPTDEPSQDQNVPAPGMPGGDNSGDNAGDHTDGPGSGSLAQTGAQVAGVIGIAAVLVILGLVLTIIMRRRSQ; encoded by the coding sequence ATGGCTTGGGGTACCGACCTCACATCTGCACGCATCGCGGGTCGTAAACGACGCGCACGCGGCGTTTTGTCCCTCATCGCTTCCGTTGGTCTCGTTGGCACGATGTTCGCGGCGACTGTCCCGAGCCAGGCGGCTCAGGATCAGGCTGCGAACACGGTTGTTGCTGCGGCAGCAACGCAAGAGGCGAAGCCACGACAGATCACTGGAACCGTATACACCGACGACAACTGGGATAAGACCCATAACGACGGCGAGCAACTGCTGGCGGGTTACACGGTTGGGTTGTTTGACGCTAAGGTCTTGGGTACCGCTGGGAGGACGATTCCTCTAGACCTTGCGGTGGCCAAAACCACCACCGGCGAGGACGGGCGATACAGCTTTGAGGGCGTCGAAGATGGCAACTACGTCGTGGTCGCCTACCCGGTTGAGGAAACGGATGATCTGAGCCATGCAGGCGACTGGACCCCACCGGTGGGTGCTCCGTGGGTTACCAGGCCTCTCGAAGTCAATGAAACCACTGGGCATGCAGGTATTGACTTCGGTGTCATCAAGCCAAAACTCGGGTTTGAGGTGACCAAGAAAGTTAACGGCGCAGACAGCGTGAGCCTGGGCGTCGACGACAAAGCTACGTTCACCATCGAAGGTAAAAACACGTCCAACGTGATGGTGCAACAGGTGTACCTCAAGGACACCTGGGTGGCGGGGCGTACCCCGTTGAAGCTGACGTGCTCGCTTTTCAAAGCCGACGGCACCAAGTACACCAAAAAAGAGCTTAACGAGAGGTTTAAGAACATTTCCGCCAGCATGGCGGGCTTTGAAGAGGGAAACGGGTATCTACCGATGAAGATCGGTGAGCGGTTCTCTTGCACCGCAACCTACGTCGTGACGCAAGCCGACGTCGATGCGAAACAGGACCTCACAAACGAAGCCCAGGTTCGTGGTACATACTCGTATGTCCACCAGTTTTCAGGACGCAACGACACCCTCACCGTCAAGGCCTCCGACACTGCAGTGATTCGCCTCTCGGAGCAGGATCCCGCGCCGGAACCTACCGAGGAGCCGACGGGCGAGCCGACTGAGGAACCTACCGAGGAGCCGACGCCGGAACCTACGGAGGAGCCTACTGCGGAGCCAACGGAGGAACCGACGGCTGAGCCTACGGAGGAACCTACCGAGGAACCTACCGAGGAGCCGACGCCGGAACCTACGGAGGAGCCAACGGAGGAGCCTACTGCGGAGCCAGCTCCAGCGGCTTCGATGAAGCTTGAGACCCTCGTCGACGGCGAGAAGTCTGTTGAGAAGAACGCGGATGATGCCGCGACCTTCACGATGACGCTTGAGAACACGGGCGAAGCGGACCTGCACGACGTCACGTTCAAGAGTGCCTGGGTTGAAGGTAAAGACCCGCTCGAGCTCTACTGCGACGTTGACGGCGACTTCGTCTACGCGAACGACGAGAAGTTCACGCTGAAGGCAGGCGAGACCCTCAACTGCGAAACCGAGTACCGGATGACGCAGGAGGACATCGACGCGGGTAAGCCGCTGAAGAACACCGTGACCGCTGAGGCTGTGACGCGCCCTGCATCGGGAGAGCCGCAGACCCTCAAAGAGACGGACTCAGCCGAGGTCGTTCCAGCTGCTGTGGCGGCTCAGCTCGAGCTGATCAAGGAAGCCTGGGGCGAATACGGTACCGACAACAGCACCATCGGCGACGAGATCGAGTACATGTTCACGGTCTACAACCATGGCAACGTGACGGTAAGCAACATCGAGATCAATGACCCGATGCTCGCTGAAGCCGGCGCCGACGTCGTCTGTGAAGATGACACCCTCGGACCGAACGGTCAGACCGAATGCACCGCGGCGTACACCGTCACGGATGAGGACGTCGCCGAGGGGAAGACGGAACTTGTCAACACCGCGACCGTGAAGGGCAAGACCCCAGCCGGTGAAGGCGTTGAGAGTGACGCGGCAACGGCGACGACCGCAGTTGGCCTGCCGGGCTTGGCGATCGAGAAGAGCATTCTCGACGAGCCAGAAGAAGGCTTCACCGCGGGCGACACCGTGACCTACAGCATTGTGGTGACCGGAACCGGTACCGGCGGCACTGAATACGTGACCGTGCATGACAAGATGCTCGAAGACCGTGGCGGCGAGCTGACCTGTGAATGGGACGGCCGGGAGATCGCGAACGGGCAGATTTTCCTCGACCCAGAGGACACCGCTACCTGCACGGGCTCGATCACCGTGACGGAAGAAGACGTTGCGGCGGGCAAGCCGATCGTGAACACGGCGGAAGCGCGCGGTAGCTACAACGACGTTGAAGCTGAGACCGTGACCGCGACTGCGGAATTCACGCCGGCAGCGCCGGAAGAGCCGGAGCCGACTGACGAGCCGACTGAGGAGCCTGAGCCGACGGATACTCCAACGGACGAGCCGACCGAGGAACCGACGGAGCAGCCGGAACCAACCGAGGAGCCAACGGAGGAACCGGAGCCGACTGAGGAGCCAACGGACGAGCCGACCGAGGAGCCGACTGACGAGCCGACTGAGCAGCCGGAGCCAACCGAGGAACCAACCACGGATCCAACGGATGGCCCGACTGAGGGTCCGGAGCCGACTGACGAGCCGACGGAGCAGCCGGAGCCAACCGAAGAACCAACCACGGATCCAACGGATGGCCCGACTGAGGGTCCGGAGCCGACGGATGAACCTACCGAGGAACCAACTGCGGAGCCTACGGACGAGCCGACTGCGGAACCAACCCCGGATCCGAAGAAGGTTGAGCTGTCACTGACGAAGCTCGTTGCTGGTCCGGGTTCGGACGAGCCGGTTTCTGCGATCACGCTTGATGCCGATAAGAAGGCTACGTTCACGATCACTGGCACGAACACTGGTGATGTAGCTATTGAGAATGTTCAGCTCGTCGACACGTGGGTTGAGGGCAAGGATCCGCTTGTTCTTGAGTGCACGGTCGGGGACGACAAGGTGAATGTGGCGGACAAGTCCCTGCAGCTGCAGCCGGGTCAGTCGGTGACGTGTGTTACCGAGTACACCGTGACTGCTGAGGATGTTGCTGCCCAGGAGGATTTGGTCAATAAGGCGACGATCTTTGGCGACGGCGTCAAGGGCGAGGCGCGTGCTGTGAAGCGTGTGACGCTGTTCAACATGAGTGCTGTCGCGCGTGCCCTCGAGGCTGCCCCTGAGGTGACCGCGTCGTCTGAGGCTACTATCAAGATGGCTCCAGTACCGTCTGAGGATCCTACGGACGAGCCGACTACGGAGCCGACTGACGAGCCGACCGAGGAACCGACTGCGGAGCCTACGCCGGAGCCAACGGATGAGCCGACTGAACAGCCGGATCCAACGGAGGAACCGACCGAGGATCCTACGGGTGAACCAACGGACACCCCAACCGAGGAACCAACCGCGGATCCAACCGGCGAGCCGACGGATGAACCTACGGACGCTCCTACCGAGCAGCCAACGGATCAGCCGACCGGCGAACCTACGGATGAGCCAACTGAGGATCCAACAGATGATCCGACGAGTGGCCCGACTGAAGGTCCAGCACCGACGGATGCTCCAACCGATGCTCCAACGGACGAGCCGACGGATGAACCTACGGACGCTCCTACCGAGCAGCCAACGGATCAGCCGACGGAGGATCCAACGGATGAGCCAACCGATGAACCGAGCCAGGACCAGAATGTCCCAGCTCCGGGCATGCCAGGTGGCGACAACAGTGGCGACAACGCCGGTGACCACACCGACGGTCCAGGTTCGGGCTCGCTAGCCCAGACCGGTGCACAGGTCGCTGGAGTGATCGGGATTGCAGCCGTACTCGTGATCCTAGGCCTCGTGCTGACGATCATCATGCGTCGCCGCAGCCAGTAA